The following is a genomic window from Halodesulfovibrio marinisediminis DSM 17456.
TGCAGCAAGCACCATATCTTCAGCGTTCTTAACCGCTGCAGGTATGTTCGGTGCTATGAGTTTGTACGGAATGACTACCAAGCGTGATCTGACCAGTATGGGCAGCTTCATGATGATGGGACTCTTCGGTCTCGTTATCGCAATGGTGGTGAACATTTTCCTTGGTTCTACCGTAATGGAACTTGTGATCAGCGCGATCGGTGTAATTGTGTTTACTGGTCTTACCGCATACGACACCCAGCGTCTTGCAGAAATGGGTGAAACCATGCCTGCAAATGATGCTACCGCAGTTCGCCGCGGTACAATTCTTGGTGCACTTACCCTGTACCTCGACTTCATCAACTTGTTCCTCATGCTGCTTCGCTTGTTTGCAGCATCTCGTGACTAGTACTCTCATCTCCACTAATAGATGACGAAAATAAGGGGGGCCTGCAATGGCTCTCCTTTTTTTGCATGAGACATATTTTCTGACACCGACTATACTATATGTTGAAACTGCTATCCCTCAGGAGAGGTTATGTCTTCACTGCCAGTGCAGCGTGCACTGTACCCGATTTTATATCCATTTAGTAAAATTTACTCTTTTGCTATGTCGCACCGCCGTAAACAGTATGAAGCCGGTGCGAAA
Proteins encoded in this region:
- a CDS encoding Bax inhibitor-1/YccA family protein — encoded protein: MLGRNAAATDVRRAELVNAYLRGVYGWMMLGLVVTAVFAFLTATTPAVQQFVFGSQLTFFGLIIAQFGLVMYLSARIAKLSAGAATGLFLLYSALNGITLSAILLVYAASTISSAFLTAAGMFGAMSLYGMTTKRDLTSMGSFMMMGLFGLVIAMVVNIFLGSTVMELVISAIGVIVFTGLTAYDTQRLAEMGETMPANDATAVRRGTILGALTLYLDFINLFLMLLRLFAASRD